A window of the Aeromicrobium phoceense genome harbors these coding sequences:
- a CDS encoding TatD family hydrolase, with product MTLTEGWPAAPEALPRPVVDNHCHLDTRIRGGALIPVDEALDRAAAVGVTRTVQVGCDLAGSRWAVEVARTQPSIVAAVAMHPNDAARSDTLEADLAEIDRLAADPVVRAVGETGLDYFRTGPELRPLQHHSFRQHIRIAKRHDRSLVIHDRDAHDDVLAILDDEGVPERVIMHCFSGDAEFAQRCVDRGAYLSFAGTVTFKNAEYLREALRVTPRDRILVETDAPFLTPMPHRGEPNASFLIPHTVRFMAEVLQTDVAELCDAIDENTDRAFGGHWPERVATVT from the coding sequence GTGACGCTCACCGAGGGCTGGCCGGCCGCGCCCGAGGCGCTGCCGCGCCCGGTCGTGGACAACCACTGCCACCTCGACACCCGCATCCGCGGGGGCGCGCTCATCCCCGTCGACGAGGCGCTCGACCGTGCCGCCGCGGTCGGGGTCACCCGCACCGTGCAGGTCGGCTGCGACCTGGCCGGCTCGCGCTGGGCGGTCGAGGTCGCCCGCACGCAGCCGAGCATCGTGGCCGCGGTCGCGATGCACCCCAACGACGCGGCCCGCAGCGACACCCTCGAGGCCGACCTCGCCGAGATCGACCGGCTCGCCGCCGACCCCGTGGTGCGCGCCGTGGGGGAGACGGGTCTGGACTACTTCCGCACCGGCCCCGAGCTGCGTCCGCTCCAGCACCACAGCTTCCGCCAGCACATCCGCATCGCGAAGCGCCACGACCGCTCGCTGGTGATCCACGACCGCGACGCCCACGACGACGTGCTCGCGATCCTCGACGACGAGGGCGTCCCGGAGCGCGTGATCATGCACTGCTTCAGCGGCGACGCCGAGTTCGCGCAGCGGTGCGTCGACCGGGGCGCGTACCTCTCGTTCGCCGGCACCGTCACGTTCAAGAACGCCGAGTACCTGCGTGAGGCACTGCGTGTCACGCCCCGCGATCGCATCCTCGTGGAGACCGACGCGCCCTTCCTCACGCCCATGCCGCACCGGGGCGAGCCGAACGCCTCCTTCCTCATCCCGCACACCGTGCGCTTCATGGCCGAGGTGCTCCAGACCGACGTGGCCGAGCTGTGCGACGCCATCGACGAGAACACCGATCGGGCGTTCGGCGGACACTGGCCGGAGCGAGTCGCTACAGTCACATGA
- a CDS encoding resuscitation-promoting factor, whose amino-acid sequence MALAAVGLAVAVGGVVHASTYDDLVRFDVDGVVTEVRTESETVSELLAEKNVTLDPADQVSPAPATDLDDGDVVKVRRAKAVTLVVDGKISQRTVNDVDVAGALETLNVQPKEGASFSMAPDERLGLEGNSVVVSNPKPVILKVDGKKQKLVTAAPTVQSLLQQRGVKVGEMDEVKPGLGSYLKPRQSLRVVRIEKVTRTEKIEVDHEVEFTDDSSLYEGDTEVLKEGRDGLVRAKVELILADGEVRKRRVISRSTVRPPIAEVQKRGTKNPDTVDGGVWDRIAKCESGGNWSINTGNGYYGGLQFSAATWHSVGGPGLPHQHSKATQIKYAKILQARSGWGQWSCAAKVGVN is encoded by the coding sequence ATGGCCCTGGCGGCCGTCGGTCTGGCCGTAGCCGTCGGCGGCGTCGTCCACGCCTCGACCTACGACGACCTCGTCCGTTTCGACGTCGACGGCGTCGTCACCGAGGTCCGCACCGAGAGCGAGACCGTCAGCGAGCTCCTCGCGGAGAAGAACGTCACGCTCGACCCCGCCGACCAGGTCAGCCCCGCGCCGGCCACAGACCTCGACGACGGCGACGTCGTGAAGGTCCGCCGCGCGAAGGCAGTCACCCTCGTGGTCGACGGCAAGATCAGTCAGCGCACCGTGAACGACGTGGACGTCGCCGGCGCGCTGGAGACCCTCAACGTCCAGCCGAAGGAGGGCGCCTCGTTCTCGATGGCTCCCGACGAGCGGCTCGGCCTCGAGGGCAACAGCGTCGTCGTGAGCAACCCCAAGCCCGTCATCCTCAAGGTGGACGGCAAGAAGCAGAAGCTCGTCACCGCCGCCCCCACGGTCCAGTCGCTGCTCCAGCAGCGCGGCGTGAAGGTCGGCGAGATGGACGAGGTCAAGCCCGGACTCGGGTCGTACCTCAAGCCGCGCCAGTCGCTGCGCGTCGTGCGGATCGAGAAGGTCACCCGCACCGAGAAGATCGAGGTCGACCACGAGGTCGAGTTCACCGACGACTCCTCGCTGTACGAGGGCGACACCGAGGTCCTCAAGGAGGGCCGCGACGGTCTCGTCCGCGCGAAGGTCGAGCTGATCCTGGCCGACGGCGAGGTCCGCAAGCGCCGCGTCATCTCGCGCAGCACGGTCCGCCCGCCGATCGCCGAGGTGCAGAAGCGCGGCACGAAGAACCCCGACACCGTCGACGGCGGCGTCTGGGACCGCATCGCGAAGTGCGAGTCGGGTGGCAACTGGAGCATCAACACCGGCAACGGCTACTACGGCGGGCTGCAGTTCTCGGCCGCCACGTGGCACAGCGTCGGCGGCCCCGGGCTCCCGCACCAGCACAGCAAGGCCACACAGATCAAGTACGCCAAGATCCTGCAGGCGCGCTCCGGGTGGGGCCAGTGGTCCTGCGCGGCGAAGGTCGGCGTCAACTGA